Proteins encoded together in one Stigmatella aurantiaca window:
- a CDS encoding NUDIX domain-containing protein, with amino-acid sequence MAEPEIRIQSVQVLSDDWAILKKTVLDYRRRDGTWQTLVRQTYDRGHGAAVLPYDAGRGTVLLIRQFRYPAYVTGHREPLIEVCAGLLDKDDPETCICREAEEETGYRIRNARRIFDVFMSPGSVTERLAFFLADYSPADRLNTGGGDAGEGEDIEVLEMPLAEALAMIGRGAIIDGKTIMLLQHLALERLQPPSR; translated from the coding sequence ATGGCTGAACCCGAGATTCGCATCCAATCCGTCCAGGTTCTCTCGGACGATTGGGCCATCCTGAAGAAGACCGTGCTCGACTACCGGCGCCGCGACGGGACGTGGCAGACCCTGGTGCGGCAGACGTATGACCGGGGCCATGGCGCGGCCGTGCTCCCGTATGACGCGGGGCGGGGCACGGTGCTGCTCATTCGCCAGTTCCGCTACCCGGCCTACGTGACAGGGCACCGGGAGCCGCTCATCGAGGTGTGCGCGGGGCTGCTCGACAAGGATGATCCGGAGACGTGCATTTGCCGGGAGGCCGAGGAGGAGACGGGCTATCGCATCCGCAACGCGCGCCGCATCTTCGATGTCTTCATGAGCCCGGGCAGCGTGACGGAGCGTCTGGCGTTTTTCCTGGCGGATTACTCGCCCGCGGACCGGCTCAACACGGGGGGAGGGGACGCAGGCGAAGGGGAGGACATCGAGGTGCTCGAAATGCCGCTGGCGGAGGCCCTCGCGATGATTGGCCGGGGCGCCATCATCGATGGAAAGACCATCATGCTCCTGCAACACCTGGCGCTGGAGAGGCTCCAGCCGCCGTCCCGATGA